The Bacteroidota bacterium DNA segment ATTGGAATCCGGCTAAGCTGGCATTTGCAGAAGAAAATATGGGACTTACCTTATCCTATGTTCCTTGGTTAAAAGCGTTGGTGCCTGACATTAATTTATCCTATTTATCAGGTTATTCTCGCATTGATGAAAAATCAGCCTTTGGTGCTTCACTTAGGTATTTTTCCTTGGGTGATATTACTTTTACAAATGATTATGGTGAGTTTTTAGGCGATTTTCGACCTTATGAATTGGCTGTTGATGGAGCTTATGCACGAAAACTTTCTGAAACATTTTCTTTGGGTTTAGCCTTGCGTTTAATTTATTCTAATTTGGCAGGAAATACTCCTTTATCAAATGGAACAGAAACTAAACCAGGTGTTGCTTTTGCAGGTGATATATCCGCATATTGGAAACCAGAACCTGTTAAGTTAGACGGAAAACAACTGGATATAGCTCTTGGCGGAAATATTTCAAATCTTGGTTCCCGAATTACTTATACAGTGGAAACTGACAGAGATTTTATTCCAATGAATTTACGGGTTGGTGCTTATTTTAATTATCACATTGATGAATACAATGAATTTGCTTTCACTTTCGATTTGAATAAATTATTGGTACCTACTTCTCCAATTTATGATCCAGATAGTTTTGTTAATGGAGAATTCCTCATTCTTTGGGGGAAAAATCCTGACGTTCCAGTTATGCAAGGTCTCTTCCAATCCTTTAGTGATGCACCAGGTGGATTTAAAGAAGAAATGAGAGAGATTAATCCTGCTTTTGGTATTGAGTACTGGTATGATAGAATGGTGGCAGCACGAGCTGGTTATTTTTATGAGCACGAAACAAAAGGTAATCGACAATATTTAACGTTGGGTATTGGTTTAAAGTATAATATTCTAAACCTGGATGTTTCTTATATTCTGCCAACGGGTAAGAAAACAGCAAGTGAAACCAGTCCTTTACAGAATACGGTTCGTTTTTCATTACTGTTTAATTTAGGAACAGGGAAGTAAATTTCTTATTAAAAGACACAAAACGTAAGTGAAAGCTTGCGTTTTTTTTTGGTTAAACTGAAGGTATTAGTGCTAT contains these protein-coding regions:
- the porV gene encoding type IX secretion system outer membrane channel protein PorV, whose amino-acid sequence is MKNIKGLSFLSLVALLSLLPSTLSAQFTFDGRRNVVTTAVPFLMITPDSRSGALGDAGVALPMDANAIHWNPAKLAFAEENMGLTLSYVPWLKALVPDINLSYLSGYSRIDEKSAFGASLRYFSLGDITFTNDYGEFLGDFRPYELAVDGAYARKLSETFSLGLALRLIYSNLAGNTPLSNGTETKPGVAFAGDISAYWKPEPVKLDGKQLDIALGGNISNLGSRITYTVETDRDFIPMNLRVGAYFNYHIDEYNEFAFTFDLNKLLVPTSPIYDPDSFVNGEFLILWGKNPDVPVMQGLFQSFSDAPGGFKEEMREINPAFGIEYWYDRMVAARAGYFYEHETKGNRQYLTLGIGLKYNILNLDVSYILPTGKKTASETSPLQNTVRFSLLFNLGTGK